The DNA segment GCCCTCCGTCAGTGCTTGACCAAACAAGGGTCTTTGATTCACGGTTGTTGAAGCTGGATCCACCGCTTCCATTATAGTAGGACGTTTCTTTTACTATAAAGGCACCCTGGCTTCCAGCATGAAGTAATTGAAAAGTGCCACCACCAAAGTCCCAGGATAATGAAAGTGAAGGGTTCTTGCTATCCTTTAGTCGAATTTGGCCCTGAAGTGTTGTGCCATTATTAGATACGGTACTTACCAAGATGGATCCTGCAGTACTATTGGCACTACTTGTTGTTCCTCCTGAAAACGGCGTAAGGAATGGATAGCCTTGCAATGCGGAGCTCACATTTCCTGTGTCAATTCTGGCAATATACACGTGCGAGCCATCAGATGACAAATCGATAATAGGGAATCCCTGCCCAAGGGTCCCGTTTGAAACTTCCAATGGCTTTGAAAAAGTCGTGCCTCCATCGGGGCTATGTAAAAGTATACTGTGGAGTTGCAGCTGCGAATTAAGTGGTGATGGGAAGGCAAGGATTGGAAGATTGTTTGAGGTAGACGGGCCTTTGCTAGTATTTTCAGAAATCATTGCATCGATGTAAAGTGATTTGCTTTCATTGCCTCTTGCGCCTGCGGCAGCGTAAGGAATAGCTACAGTCGTGCCTTCATTTGTATTATTGTAACCAGGAATAACTATAAGTGATTTTTCAAATGTCTTTCCGCCATCCTCGCTCCTTGTGAGAACAATCTTAGAATCGTGCAGCTTTGCGCCAAATTGAGTTGAAACGATGTATACATTGCTTCCCGATGCGGCCAGTCTTGGAGGATTCGGGGTCAGAAATGATGTTCCATTTGAACTTGAAGATTGGTTCAAAATACTCACTTTGGGAGAAAATGTCTTGCCTGCGTCAGAACTTGAAATAAAATAAGTTTGGATTAAAGTTTGGTAAGACGGTGGCGCATTTTGAATCTGCGGGTTCACAGAACTTTGTAGCTGCTGCATAGATCCATTGCGAATGACTGTGCCGGAAAAACTGGGAGGTGAAACTGGGTTGGCTGCAGGAATTGTTTCGTTTGAATAAGCGATTTTTGTGGTTTCATCACTCCATAAGAGAAACACATGGTTGTGAGAAGTCGCAATTATCTGTGGCTCAACTATCCCTGATTCGACAGACGAATTATTTCCAATATGAGTGGCCATGGTAAAGTGGTCGGTGGCCAAGATGATCGGACGCTCAAACTTTGAGCCATCGGCTGGCGTCCGGGCAAAATATAGATTATAATCATTGTCAGTGGAATTAGCGGCCCACACAGCATATGCATTGGTGCCATTTTCTTCAGATGCAGTGATTGGACCCATAACCTGCGATTGAGAGAAATTACCAAGCGAAACTGTTCTGCCAAACATCTTGCCATTATCTTCAGTCACACGGTAGTAAATGTTAGACGTATGGTTTTCCTTAGCAGAGCCCTGAGCGTTTGGACTGCTCAGGATTTGCGTTGTCGACTTGATTTCGTTCCAAATTACAAATGCATGATTTGTATTGTCAGAGAATGCGAGCTGAGGACTTGTATAGACGCCAACAGATACCGAGGAATTTTTTGAATCAATATTAGAAGCGGCAATCCGAGTCTGCCCTGACATTTGAGCAGAGGCCGATTCAAAATCGGAAATAGAACAGGCGGCCAGGATAATTGCAAATGCGACAACTGTTGGTATGAGAGATGCCTTTAATTTATCAAGATTCTTGATTTTATCCAACAGGTGTCTGAAATGTACGCCCCATTATCGCATATAGACAAGATATAAGATTATTCAGTCAAGACTGCTAATTCATCCGGTAATTGAGCTAGACCAGAGAGTAGGTCTCATCTTGGCCACGACTGATTTTACGTCGATAAGGTTCTAACACCAGCTTGGCGCTTTCCATTAATGGGATCTGGAAATCCTAGGTTCTTCCTGCCAGACTATCCTTCAATCCGCGCGTCCATTATATGTGAAAGATTGATGCGATATGGTAGTAGAAATGACTCTTTAGACGCTACCGCTCCACCTTGCGCCCAAATTCAAAATGTGAGCACCCCTTATGTAACACCGCCAAAAGAACAGAAATGACCACTTTCAGGTCCCCGCATGCCTTACTGCATATCTGCTAATTGGCATGGCATGGTAGGAATTGTTGCAGGTTAGAATGACCAATTCAGCGGTCTGGTTTTGCCCGGGGTTCGTGGAATGTCGTATGCTCCACAGGTCGCACCAAAGCAGCCTACGCCCTGGCTAGGGCTGTCTGAGCGCATCGCCCAGTACGTTGATTCGCTATGGATAGCAGTATTTGCCGTCGTGCTCCTGCGCCGAGAAAACGCGCCGGTTCAAAAACCCGAACGAATTGACTCCGCCGCGCGCAAAGTCGCGGGGGAAAGAGAGAATGAGAAAGTCGGTCCAAGGGACTCTATCTAGATAAGAGCTGCTTCAGCTCCTGAGATTAAAGCCACGTCCGAGCATCAGGGCTGCTTACAGTAATGTTTTCTGTAACTCCTGCGCAATAACCTTATTTACTTTATCGCAAGGATCGTGCCGAAAGACTTTTTGTCGCAGCTAAAGGCAATCGCGCGGGGGAGCCACATACTTGGCATTTATTCCAGCCCCACAGACCGCATAGAGGAGTGCTTTTCGTTCCTCAAGGCAGGCTTTGACAATGGCGAAGCCGTTTGGGTTATGTTTGACGAGCGCCAAATATCCAGAGAAGAAATCCGGTCCAGGATAAAGAGCGAATGGAAGGTGGGCGACCTTGCCAGGCGTGAGGCAAACGGCGAAATCATTATCACCACCTCACAGGACTGGTTCAGCCCTGGCGGGAAATTTGATTCGGAGCGCATTCGCTCAAAGTGGCAGCAGGCAACCAATAGGGCCCTGGCTTTGGGAAAGACGGGCTTTAGGGCATTTGGCGCGCCCGACGAACTGGTCAACAGCGCGACGGCAGATTTTATCGATTACGAGCACTCTGTCGGCACGAGTTTTGACATCCCGTTTACCGGCTTTTGCGCCTACATGGCATCCGACATTGCAAGCGCAATGACTTCCGAGCAGCTGTCCCGCCTTTATGTTTCTCACGGCTGGCACCGCATTTCCGGCTATGACGTGCTAGAACACCCGATGGCAGGCCAGCACGTTGCAATGACCTATGAAAACACGGCCCAGCGGGAGGCGGCGATTACAAAATACATCAACGCCGGCCTGAAGAAGAACCAGCTGTGCGTCTATGCGTCAATTTATTTGCGCAACAGCTCGCACAGGGAGAGAATGATGGGGCTTTTCGACAATTCCCAGGAGAACATGGACAGGGGCAACCTGGTATTCATTGACCTTGCGCCCCACTATATTGCCAGCCTGACAAGTGATATAAGGCCGTTTGAGTCAGATATGGCGCGCTTGAGGGACAGGGTTTCAGGCAGGCAGGACAAGCATATCAGGTTTGTAGGCGACTGCGATTCGTTCCTGTTCCAGAACAGGCACTTTGACGAATGCATGGCCATTGAAAACTGGTTGTCTGACAGGCCGCTTGAAGATTCTTCATGCCTTTGCCCGTATCCGCTTCAGCTGCTCAACAAGTTTCCCTATGACATTCACAAGGTCAGGATGTTTGTCAGTCATGACGTTATAGCCGACCACACCGGCAGGATAACCACTGCGTATCTCAGGAGCGACGGGAGGCATCAACATTGACCCACCAGCACGGAAGCAGGCCGCGCATACTGGTCGCGGAGCCGGAGCCAGACATACAGTTCCTTTACAAGTCATTCCTGCACGACTGGGATCTGGAAATCGTGGAAAGCGGGGCAAGGTGCATCCAGGCCGCAACCAAGGAGGGCAGGGCCTCCGACGAGTATCATGATTTGATAGTCATCGACAGCCACGTCAAGGACGGAATGATTGAAACGCTGCGCAGGCTGAGAGAACTGCTGCCGTACCAGCACATTGTCGTGACGAGCACGACGGACCCGGACGTGCTCAGGCGGCAGTTAACCGGGGCAGGCATGTCGAACCAGGCAAACCTTGGCTTTATCCAAAAGCCCTTCATGTTCTCGGACCTTCTATCCCTGTTGAGAGTCAGAAAGCCGCGGGTCAGCAGCGCGCAGTTGACCGACCACATCCTGGCAATCTACGAGGACCAGGAACAGGAGCTGGCCGAGGCGATCTCGTTTGTAAAGCGCGCTGTTCCGAACAACGAGGCGGCGCTGTTTATCCTCAGAGAGGACATCAACCTCGAAGCTGTCAAGGAAAGAATAGCCAGGTGCGGGCTGGACGTCGATTCTCTTGTCCGCGATGGCTCACTGATGTTCACGAAAAACGTGGACTGGTACCTGCCCGACGGGCGCATTGACAAGCAAAGGCTCCTTGTGCAGTGGAATCGCCTCGTCGAAACCTGCGTGAGGTCGGGCAAGAAGGGAGTGCGCGCGTTCTGCATGATGGACTGCATGTTTGAGCACAATTTCCAGAACGAGAGCGTCGACTATGAGGTTGACTATCCTCCGAAACTGGACATCGCCCTTGTGCCGATATGCGCGTACAGAAAACAGGACATTGACAGGCTGAGCGACGACCAGAAGAGAAGGCTGCTGACCTGCCACAGCAAGGTCTGGACGTAGCCGAAGATTAATTTGCTTTACATTATGAAATAGTCCCGATTGCTGCGGTCGGCAAAACTCAGCGCCCAGGAAATTGAAAGACTCAGGGAAACACTTGAGGAACGCGGCATAGCGGCTTCTGCCCCAACCAACAAGTACGAAACGCTGAGAGTGCAGTTTGAAAATATTTTTCTGATTGCATACAGTTCGGGCAAGCTGGTTTACGAGGACAACCCGCAGACCCTCAAAATCATAAGCGGGGTGATGCAGAGTGCCCGGTCAGAATACGAATACGAGCTCGGTTCCGACGAGGCAGGCAAGGGCGAATGGTACGGTCCCCTGGTCGTCGCCTGCGTGGCAGTCAGGCCATTCGACATTGGCGAGCTGCGAAGGGCAGGTGTCAAGGACAGCAAGACGCTTTCCGCCGGCACCATCAAGATAATTGCAAATGAAATCAGGCAGAACAAAAAGCTGGCATGGAGCCATGTCGTGCTGTCGCCGCCGGATTACAATGAGCAATTTGCCAGACTGAAAAAAGAGGGCAAGAACCTGAATGACATGCTGGCTCGTGCACATGCTCGAGTTATAGGAGAGACGCTTGAAAAGCTAGGAAATCTGGATGACGCAAAGATACTCGTAACGATTGACGAATTTGACAAAAAGAAAATGGGTGACGGTCTCAAGGGCCTTGAGAAAGCAAAGGGAGTTGCAATCGTGCAAAAGACAGGGGGCGAAGAGGAGATGCCTGTCGCGGCTGCAAGCATTCTTGCCAAGAGCTTTTTCGAGCAGGAGGTCGACAGACTATCAAGCGAATTTAAAGTCGAGCTGAAAACTGCATCTCCCCAAGACATCCCGAAGAAAGATCTGCACCGCGTTGCAAAGACGCACTTTCGGAACGTTTCGGGACTGCTTTGAGCTTCCAGTCCCCCACTGGTCGAGGAGCAGGGCGCCATGAAAGGCTAGGATTGCGGAATTTTCTTCAGCGCGCTTGAGGCGCCCAGCAGCACCAGGATTGGGCCGACAATGGCGACATAGGGAATTATCATGAGAATCCCGCCGACTTTTATCAGGGTCTCGTCATAGCGGTTTCCTGCGCGCCAAAGGCCAATGATTATGCCAATGATTCCAACGAGAAGTGCAACCGCAGCCAGGCCGAATACGGCAAAGGCGGCGCCAAATGCTGGAGAGAATCTCGGGGCGCTTCCGTTCGGCATGAAAGGGTTTGTACCTGCCGAGAATGTCGCGGCTGCAATAAGCCCAATTGCCACAATGTAAAGGATAAGCCCGGCGAGCAGGCCCCAGAGCATTTTGAGTGGCAGGCTGAATTCGCGCCTGTCTTCGCGCAAAAGTATGCGAAACGCCGTGATGACCATAAATAGCGCGATAATGCCGATCACAATTCCGGCGATTCCGACGGCTGCGAATGTCGCGACCGCGCCCGCGGCTATTTCCGGCCTCGCCATCATACCGCCCGGTGTGAACACTGAGCCCAGCGTCATAAAAGGGACTATCATGCCCATCGCTTCCGCTATTACCCCGAGAATGCCGAACCACTTTAACTTCTCAAGCACCTGCCTGTCGAGCTGCGTAAGAGCAACCCGCGACCCACCATACGGCGACCCCATTCCCGGAGGAGGCGTCGATGGGCTGTTGGTGTGCGGCGCACCACATTTTGAGCAAAAAGCGGCACTGTCATCGTCGCCGTTGCCGCACTGTATACAGTATTTTGTCATTGGTATGTTGTCGCTTGCGGCTGCAAGGGCAATTATTTAAGCAATCTGAAATTCATCTAGATAGAGTGCTTCTCTCCCGACCGCCTGCGCTGTACAATTGCAAAGACCCCTATCGCCCCGGCAAAAATAATCCCAACCGCTGCTAATGGGAACTCGGGCACCGTTGGCGCCTGGATAGTGTTGGCGATTTTCAGCGTATTTACCGAGCCATCAAAAGCGGGCATGTACTTGGCAGAGCCGTCCGAAGACGACGACATGAACGAGATAGAGTAGAGCTTGTCCTGGGTCTGGAACGCGTATGTCTTTGTAGAGAATGAAAAGTTTGGCGAAGTGCACTGGTTAGTGGTCATGATGCCATTCATACCGTTTATTGTTGCCGGCTCAGGGCTGCCAGGAGTGCATGTGAGGTTGCCGCGGTTCTGGAAGGTCCCGCCCTGTCCAAACTGGAAGGGACGAGATGAGTTGGATCCGCCCGACAGCATGCTCTTTGGAACTATGCGGATTGTCATGGAATCTGCGGCGCGAAAGCCCTGACCTGCCTGCTGCTGGAGCTCGTTTGGCACCGCCCTTATCGTCGTGACGGTGGCGTTCTGGTTCTGAAACACCGAGCCCGTCCAGTTTGAGGGAAGCACTATCTGCAGGCTGGAGTCAGGGCTCGTGTAGTTGCCGGTCACAGTCGCAATTGGCTGGCCCCCAAAGCCGCGCCCGCCCCCGAACTGAGCGTTAACCTGGGGTGCCAGAGAAGAATACGATGCAAATGCAAGCGTGACGCCAAGTGCCACCAGCGCTACTATTCCGCAAAACCTTGTTGTCTTGTTTTCATTATTTTCTGGCTTCATCAAGTCCTCCTCCCGGAAAACAAATCCGACACTGACTGCCGGCGCTCGTTAGAGCCAACGCACTTCAATTTGGTTTTCTCAGATTATAAAGCATTGATTACCAAAGTTATCCAACGGCAGGACGCGCAGCACAGTATTTCGGAATGGTTAATAACAAGAGTGCGAACTTTTGCAGTGAAACTTTCCGGTAAATAGCGCGTGGCAACACCCAACAAGAGGTTTTCTTCTGAATATACGATGCTCTCCATACTTGAATACCTCTTTATCCACACCAGGGCCACCCCGGTAAGCAAGTATCACATCTCAGTCAAGATTCCCGGCATCAAGCTCCAGCGCCGCGACAGGATTTCGGCCATGATGGACACGCTTGAGAAAAAGAGGCTCGTAAGGTCCATCCATACTACAAGCACGGTCTTTTACCAGATAACCGATGAGGGCGTTGAAGCGTACCTAAAGTGGGTCAAGCCGTTCCTGGATTTTGCCCGGGAGCAGGAAAAGGGGCTTTCCTGATTGAGCCTAGTGCACAGGGCTTACGGAAGGTTTTTCAATTAAGAGAATAATGGCATCGCCCATTGACTTTTTCCCGGCAAACGTTTGCGCATTATTGCCGATGTCGTCCGCAATGAAGATGGCAAGCCCTATTCTGTGGCCAGTGTCTGCCGAGTATCTTGCAAGCGAGGCAAGAAACGAGTCGACGCTTTTCTCGTCGCCGGAGGACGCTGTCTTTATTATTATTGACCCGTAGCTGGAAATCTCGTCTCTCAGTTTCTGCCCCTGCTGGCCGACCGATTCCTGGTCAATTACCGCGTCAAAGGCATAGTCGCGCGTCGCCTCGTTATCGAGCAGGTTTGAAATTCCCGCCGCAGAGATGTATTCCTGCAGGTCCTCTCCCACTTCTTCAACGCACTCCCCAAGTGCACGCACCGCGTGATCTGCAGAGGCTCCGGTAAGGCAGAGCTCAAAGCTTGAGCGCAGCGAGTTTTCCTCAAACAACCTCTCCCACTTTTGCAGAAGCCTCCGTGATTTCAGGACGGAAAAAAACAGCGGTATGGTGATAATAACGGCAGCGGCCGCAAGTATCGCTATTATCGAGTCAACCAGGTTGTCCATTTGCAGGTGCAGCGCCTTTAGCACGCCCAGGGAGTCAAGGAGCGAAAGGGCGGTAAGGCATCCAACAACAACAAGTATCAAGACAAGATTCTTTTCGATGCCGCGGAGCATCCTTGCAGAATTCCTGCCATACTTTGTCGTCGAAATTATCGACGACGATAACTCGCTGTTCTGGGGGGAATCTGCCAAAGTCAGTGCTTAGCTTGCGGCACGGCTATTTAATAGCCCTGTTAACAGAGTTGACAGCCCCGGCACAATAGTTGCTCGGCAGTTAAAATACTGCCAGTCCAACAGCGCAACTGTGAAAAAGTCAGTAAAAATCGGACTGGTTTCTGTTGCTGCCATTGTCGCGGTGGTCTCTTCGCTGGCATTGTTTACGCATGCGAGGGAATCTGCCGCCGACTCGAGGCTTGGAAATGTGAAGGAAAACGAATCAGCAATGCAGGCGTTCAGCGAGAACTTTCAGCAATCCGGCGCCGCGAATTCGGCCGGAAAAGGCGAATCAGCCGCATCGGAGGCAGGCGAGGCGCCAGGCAGATAGCCGGGCTGCTCAGGAGTCGATCTAGACAGCAGAATACAATGGAGCACCTGATTGGTCCAAATGCCTAGGTTAGCCTTTGCACTATTTTTGACACTTGCCCTTGCGCTGGGGTGTGGCTTTGCAGCAACCATACATCCAGCAGCGGCGCAGCTGGGCGAGGAGGGCAGCCGCGGCTTTGGCGGCGAAGGCAGCCTCTACTTTGGGGGCGTCAGCCTTCCGGCAATCATACTGTACAGCGTAATAGCAGCAATGGTCGCTGCGGTGATCTACACCGTGGCTGTTATCGGAAGAAATGAGGTTAAAAGACGCGCTGGTACGGCCAGGCGTGCGGGTAACAGGGCGCAGCCGGGCAAAAGATAGAGGAGGGCGGGAGCAAATTTTTAGCAATTCTAGCCTGATAATGACAGTAGGGCTGGTTCTTGCAGGTGCTTTTGTCGCCGCCGTCTTGCTCGTGCCGGTAGCCGCGCACGCACAGGAGCGCGGAGGCTTTAACAGGCTTTCAAGTCCGCGAGGCGCGGAGAGGATGCTGGGCTGGGTAGCTATAGGCGCAGGAACCGTGGGGACAGGCTCGTTCATGGTATACTCGATGGCCCTGCGCAGGCGCGTCATGCCGCCCCTGACAACAGACGGCAAGCTCTCTTCGACGGCAGCAAACGGGTCGGCGTCAAGATGGATTGCCACTATCAGAAAGCCGCTTCTCAACTTTCACGTATCTATCAACCTGATTGGGTTTTTTGCAGGCATGGCCCATGGCTTTTTCTTTGTCCGCGGGCTTGACATCATTTCGCTCACCCTTGCAATTTCAATGGCTGTTGCGGTCGGAAGCGGGCTTTTGCTAAAGTTCGGGTCGCGTCGGATAAAGTTTTACAACTTTCAGCTGCACGGCAACATCTCACTTGTCCTGCTTGTCGTCCTGCTGACCGGCATGCACGTTCTTTCGGTTCGAGGCGGCGACTAGAATTGGCCGGCGCAGAAGCAGTCCAGAGTGAAAAGCAACGTCCTGCCCTGCAGAGCGCCCACTTTCTTTTGTGCAGTAACTGCCTCTGGGTCGCTACAATCCGCTCCGAGCGGCGTCAACAGATCACAACCTGTCCCTGCTGCGGGGAAGTGCTTGCCTGCCTTCCGGTCGAGCGCGAGATTACCCGTCATGCAACGGACGGATTGTCTCGCAGGCTTGTGTCTGCTCCGGCTAGTTAGGTGGATGCTCCCGGCAAAAACTCAACCCATAAACTCTGTCAGGCTCGACTGCTCCTTCTTTGGTTCGCGGAAGAGGAGCTTGAGCTCCATTGACAGCGTCTGCACCCTGCAGCGCAAATAGTCATTTATCGCATACTGCTGGCACATGTCGGTGGCTATCCCGAGATATTTTTCCACCGCGCCCCTTGTCACCGTCTGCAAAAGTTCGTGGCTGCACTCGATGCACTTGCCCATCAGCGGCATCCTTCGATATTTCTTGCCGCAGTTTGTGCATCGAAAAGTCTGCGAGCTGTACGAGCGCATGTTTCCCATTATGTCAGGCAGTATGTGCGTGGTAAGCACCATCGCGGCGACCTCGTTTGCGTCAACCGCGTTTATCAGTTTCGCGGTGTCAAACTGCATTTTGAGCTTCTCGTCCATGGTGTTGAGAGTCGAGTACGCGCTCCTCTGCTCCTTGGTAGTAAGCGAGCTTGTCAGATGCGTAAAGCCGTAGCCGAAGAACTGCGAGTCCTGGCCTATGCGGGCCTTGAGCGTCTCTATGTCGCTTGCATGGTCGGCCGCCTTGGCGTTCTTTTTCCACGTTCCCTCATAGAATGAGAGCGGATAGGAGGACGCGACGTCGACATTGTGGGCCTGCCTCTGGACCTCGTGGGGAAGCACTATCGGCTGAATCAGCAACGGCGCGTCCATCAGCCCGCCTATCTTGTCCGGCAGGAAGTCAAAAGAGAAATTCAAAAATGCGTCCATCAGAAGCATCACCGAGTCGGCGTCGCCGTCGCAGTCGCGCCTCTTTGCCGAGTGCCACACCGGCGACGCGAGGCAGACTTGCGAGTCGGTAAAGCCGATTATCCTGCCCATTATTCCGACTGAAGTGTGGGGCGCAAGCCCGACTACCAGGTGGCCGACAAGGTCGTCGACGGAATTGACCCTGTAGAACGGCTCGAGCTCGTAAATTCTTTCAAGCTCGTCGTCGACAAACTTGGCCGTGTTGACAAGGTGCACTGCAGAGTCTCGGGGGATAAGCACGTCCTGCATGAGAAGCTCCACCGTCTGGTCCGTCGCGACCAGCTCGTTTCCCGCGTAGTCACTGGTATAGCCAAGCTCTTTCAGTTGATCTATCGAGACGCCAATCCACTCGGGCTTGAAGTGCGTCAGCGGCTCGTTTGTCGCGTCAAACCTGATGGTGCCGTCCTTGAACGCATGAAGGCCGTGCTTTTGGCGCAGTATGCCTTTCTCAAGGGGTTCTGCAGAGCGGTGCCTGCTCATGAGCGACTTGACGCCCTTCAGCGGCTCTTCTGCCCTCTTGCCGACGCGCTTTTGGGCGGTCTCTAGCGCCTGCTTGAGCGGGTAGCTCACCGGCGCAAAAGTCCTGCCGTCCCTGTCGCAGCGCGGGCACTTTTCTCCCTCCTCTATCTCGTCATGGCACACAAAGCATGTGCAGCGAAGCGGCGTCGCGGAGCCGCAGGCCCGGCAGTGGGTGCCGGTCGAGGGCATCTTGCATGCGCTGCAGAATCTGTCTGCAATCTCGGCAAAGAAGGGCTCTTCCTTGCAGGCCTTTAGGATGTCACGCGTCGCGCCTCCCTTGGCGCCAATCGGAAACAGCACGTGCACAGGGGGCTTCATCTTGCGCTCCGCTGCCTTTTCCGGCCTGCCAACTCTGACGCCGATGGACGACGCGAACTTGGGCATCACTTCGATGCTGGACATTTGCTTTACAAGCTCGTTTGCATCGCGGGGCTGCGGCAGCGCGGCGCTTGCAAAGGAGGAGAACGGCGAGTTTAGCAGCCTGTTTATCGTGAACAGTTGATCAGAGTCGTCAATGACAATGTGCGCGGGCATGCCGGAGGCATCGTGCTCCACATGATGAGCCACGCCAAGCCGCTCAAGGATTTCCTTCAGCCGCTCGTCTGCCGGCAGTCGCCCCAGCTCTGCAAAGCACTCCACCAGGATCTTGCTCCTTACGTACTGCACGTCTTCGAGCGAAAGGCTGTCCCAGTACAGCAGGTAACGGGGATGCAGCGGGAGGCCGAGTTTTTCGCTAATTAGAAATGCCTCATCGCGCGTCGGCGCGTTTGAGAGCCAGTCTCGCGCAAGCTCGGCGAGCCGGAGCCTTTCTATGGCAACAGGGAGAACGTCAGCCGAGGCGACAAGTTTTTCGCGCAGCTGGAGCGCCCAGATCTCCTCCACATAGCTGGCAGGAGGAAGCTGGGCGTTGTTCTCAAGAAAGTCGCCGTAGCTTATCAGCATGTCACCAAGGTACAGTATCTTGCTCACCTTGCGCCGGATTTTTTCTGCGAGCTCGACCGTCGGCACGGGCATGACCCTGCCGTCTTCCAGCCGAACCACTGGCGGCTCGATGGTGTCGACAAGCGCAAGCGTCGATGCCTTGCCCGGAATGTCCATCTTGATCTGGGTGCCTGCGACGATCGCATAGTTCAGGAGCACCGGCACTGCAGGGTGCACGCCCACCGTTGCAAAGCCAGTGTTAACAGACCGGCCATAGCGCAGCCTAAAGCCCCCAATCCTTTTTGTCATTGAAAGGACCGGCCTGCCCGTAATTACCTCCGTCATCCTGTGGTGGGCCGCATCGTCGTCATTTCCCGTCTGAATCGCGCCCTTTAGTTCCTTGAGCCATTCCCAGCCCTCGAGTTTCAGAGTCTCGACGAGCTTTAGCAGCTTTCTGCTCCTCCCGATGAGCCCGTCGTTCATTACCCTGAGCGCGCCTCCCCTCACCCTGTCGGTTGCAATCCTGCGCATCCCCTTGTGCCCCACCACCTCGACGGGGTCTGTGTCAACGCCGTCAAGCTCGACCGGGAGGCTGGCGATGCACTTGACCACGTCGTCGTCAAGCACCTTGAACTGAAAGCCCATCACCTCGCGCTCGTAGATGCGCAGTTCCTCGACGAACCTTCCGGTCTCGTCGTCATGAAACGAGTTTGCGACGTATTTCTTCAGGCCGGCCACCCGGCGCGCATGATCGGCTATCAGCATGGTAAGTGCCGCCTCTGTTCCTCCGGCTGACCTTATTGGCCCGGCAAATGAAACGGAAAGGTACTCGCTCCCGTCGCTGTTCTTTTTTATCAGGACGTCCGCAATGCCCTGGAGAGGCGCAACTGTGACGCCTTCGGTGACTACTGCAAGCGAGACCCTCACCGCGCTGTCAAGCCGGCTTCGCATGTCGCCTCCGCCGTAATCGCCCCTTGCTATCTCTTCGGCTATCTTGAGCGCAGCCTTTTCCTTTGTCGTCGCTGCAAGAAGAGTTCTCAGCCTGTCGCTGATGTCGATGTCGTGCATCTTGGCTACGCGGTCTGAAAGGTCGTATGCTATCTTGGGCTCGACAATATCGGCCGCATCGTAGCCCTTCCTGCGGGCCTTTGCAGCATGCTGGTAATTCTGAAAAACGCTCTCGAGAATCTTTCTGTGGTACTCCCGGTAGTAGGCAGGCATTGCCACGTCCTTTAGGCGTGAGTCGGCCTCTTCCAGCCTCATGAACGGATGGCCTTGATTATCGACGAGAACTTGTTCTCCCAGTTGCCGTCCTTCTCAATCATTGTACCTATCACTATAATGTCAGCGCCGGCATTGGCTA comes from the Nitrososphaera sp. genome and includes:
- a CDS encoding DNA polymerase II large subunit; the encoded protein is MRLEEADSRLKDVAMPAYYREYHRKILESVFQNYQHAAKARRKGYDAADIVEPKIAYDLSDRVAKMHDIDISDRLRTLLAATTKEKAALKIAEEIARGDYGGGDMRSRLDSAVRVSLAVVTEGVTVAPLQGIADVLIKKNSDGSEYLSVSFAGPIRSAGGTEAALTMLIADHARRVAGLKKYVANSFHDDETGRFVEELRIYEREVMGFQFKVLDDDVVKCIASLPVELDGVDTDPVEVVGHKGMRRIATDRVRGGALRVMNDGLIGRSRKLLKLVETLKLEGWEWLKELKGAIQTGNDDDAAHHRMTEVITGRPVLSMTKRIGGFRLRYGRSVNTGFATVGVHPAVPVLLNYAIVAGTQIKMDIPGKASTLALVDTIEPPVVRLEDGRVMPVPTVELAEKIRRKVSKILYLGDMLISYGDFLENNAQLPPASYVEEIWALQLREKLVASADVLPVAIERLRLAELARDWLSNAPTRDEAFLISEKLGLPLHPRYLLYWDSLSLEDVQYVRSKILVECFAELGRLPADERLKEILERLGVAHHVEHDASGMPAHIVIDDSDQLFTINRLLNSPFSSFASAALPQPRDANELVKQMSSIEVMPKFASSIGVRVGRPEKAAERKMKPPVHVLFPIGAKGGATRDILKACKEEPFFAEIADRFCSACKMPSTGTHCRACGSATPLRCTCFVCHDEIEEGEKCPRCDRDGRTFAPVSYPLKQALETAQKRVGKRAEEPLKGVKSLMSRHRSAEPLEKGILRQKHGLHAFKDGTIRFDATNEPLTHFKPEWIGVSIDQLKELGYTSDYAGNELVATDQTVELLMQDVLIPRDSAVHLVNTAKFVDDELERIYELEPFYRVNSVDDLVGHLVVGLAPHTSVGIMGRIIGFTDSQVCLASPVWHSAKRRDCDGDADSVMLLMDAFLNFSFDFLPDKIGGLMDAPLLIQPIVLPHEVQRQAHNVDVASSYPLSFYEGTWKKNAKAADHASDIETLKARIGQDSQFFGYGFTHLTSSLTTKEQRSAYSTLNTMDEKLKMQFDTAKLINAVDANEVAAMVLTTHILPDIMGNMRSYSSQTFRCTNCGKKYRRMPLMGKCIECSHELLQTVTRGAVEKYLGIATDMCQQYAINDYLRCRVQTLSMELKLLFREPKKEQSSLTEFMG